One part of the Palaemon carinicauda isolate YSFRI2023 chromosome 23, ASM3689809v2, whole genome shotgun sequence genome encodes these proteins:
- the LOC137617173 gene encoding uncharacterized protein — MKAYLAIFVALMVAVSASPRFRVPPLAAVDQIDQFQEENGTSDSTLSSTVETSPSTVETSPSTVETSPSTVETSPSTVETSPSTVETSPSTVETSPSTVETSPSTVETSPSTVETSPSTVTTQSPVTDTTTEAPASESTSSQSPTEAETTTAYIPSTTTEASNELDGGEIAGIVIGTLAGVGLIGFGIYYMKKKEMACFG; from the exons ATGAAAGCATATTTAGCCATTTTCGTTGCGCTTATGGTGGCAGTTTCAGCGTCGCCCAGGTTCAGG GTTCCACCGCTGGCAGCTGTTGACCAGATTGACCAGTTTCAGGAGGAAAACG GTACCAGCGACTCAACATTATCATCCACTGTCGAAACATCACCATCCACGGTCGAAACATCACCATCCACGGTCGAAACATCACCATCCACTGTCGAAACATCACCATCCACGGTCGAAACATCACCATCCACTGTCGAAACATCACCATCCACGGTCGAAACATCACCATCCACTGTCGAAACATCACCATCCACTGTCGAAACATCACCATCCACTGTCGAAACATCACCATCCACTGTCACAACACAATCCCCTGTCACAGACACAACAACCGAAGCACCGGCCTCCGAGTCAACATCATCTCAGTCACCAACAG AAGCGGAAACAACCACTGCCTACATCCCGTCAACTACAACTG AGGCCTCTAATG AACTCGACGGCGGAGAAATCGCCGGCATAGTTATAGGGACCCTGGCTGGAGTTGGCCTTATAGGATTTGGCATTTACTATATGAAAAAGAAGGAAATGGCCTGTTTCGGCTAG